CTTCATGCTAAAAACTTCCCATTAACATACGCACTACTGTGAAAATATATCACATATGTTTGTTATTACCTGTCTGATATTGTATGGAATTACGGGAACTGATAAGTTCCCATCATTTGTAGCACCAAGTGGCTCATTTCAGAGGTAAGGCGACTCGCCGTTGTGGCTTAGCCACCGTTGGGCGCTGCTATGgttgagggcgcgggttcgattccaggtcacggtggccgcattttaacggaGGGGAAATGCTAGACACTCGTGTCCTTAGATTTATACTCAATCTTGCTATCACCGTTCAGCACCACCAAAGCTATAAGCAAGCTACGTGCATGCGCAGCAAAACACACTTTCATATATAATTGCCTTGTAGTATTTCATAGGTTAGTGAGAAATGCGCTTCCTAAGTACATGTTACTTCGCATTACTACGTGATATATTTATTCTAAAACGCATTTACGTCACTTTTTTAATTGTTGTATCAGTAACCACCGATAACtctggttacaaatcaacatggcagcgcccatgccgACGCGAGCGTCCGCATGGATCCGAACTTGCCCTTTTTACTTACCCACAGCGCTGACCGCAACAAAGAACtggtgaaatgagccatcgctttgtgCCACCTCATGATGGGAGACAAAGCGTCAGGTACATTATGTCGTTATTCGCGAGATCACTTGTTTGTTTatccacgcctgctaagcctaaaACGCCGTAGATTTGATAACAGTCCATGAAAATAGCGCAATATAGTCACGAATGCATTGCTCAGGAAGAAAGCGTCAGGACATGAATATAAACAAAAGCGCCTGTTTTTAACTCATAATCATAAGTTAAAGTCATGGCGTGGCGTGGCGTGGCGTGGCGTGGCATATATCCATAAAATCATGGTGTggctcaatcatatcgtggtttagccCGTAAAATACGagaaatttttattatatatagtGATACCAGGAGCGTAATAGTGGGTGTAATAAAACGTAAGAAATAAGTAGGCAATATAACTCAACGTTACAAACTATAACCTTAGGTTTCTTCATGAATTCAGGCTTGTGGACACCTCCTAAAAAGCTAAGCTAGGAAATTTTGAGCACCATTAATAATCTTTCTTGGATGAATTTTAATCCCTGCCCCATGCTAGTAATGTTTAAGCCGTAATACATGTGTATTGGTAACATTGTTGCAGGCGAACCTTTACGTGAGCAGCACATGTACGCGACTAGCGAAAGACGTACAACCTGTTACCCAAATACATCCGCCCTTGCATGCCATCAATCATGACGCCATTGATGGCCCCaggatgacttcacaaattttgttgATTTGCGACCTCACAGTGACGCTACAGGGTGCCGTCGCAGTTGCTTCATTTAGACGAGAGGAACAAGATGAGTGGCGACGGCGTTCCCACGTAGCCAAATACCAGACCATTCTATTCACTTTCTTGATTCGTGCCACTCAAACCACGCGAAGCTTTCACTTGATTGCTTTTTGCCGACAGTGGCTTTACGCGAtggcttagttttttttttttcatcagtggTTTCCACGCCTACTACGCCGGATATTTCGATTCATGCGCATacaaggttttcgccttaatgcGATCATTGTGACGCTATTTTTCAGGCCGCTAGCCGCAAGACTACTGTGAGCACACTTGTTAAACATAAGtaacattttctttcatttttcttcacCCGAGGTACCGTATCAGTCCCTTGCAGATATGTTGTGTTCATCCACGTAATAGGCCGTTCGGCATAAAGAGTGTTGCAAATAGTTAGCACGTTTTGGTTACTGATTTTAAGTTCTTTACTGCTTTCTTCGCAGACATCCAAAAGACTGGAGAAAATGCGTCAAGGCCGCCATGTGTCTTCCGCAGTGTCCACCGAACTCGACGTTTCATGCCTGCTTTTCGAGTTGTGAGCCCAAGTGCGGCAAAAAACTGCGCGAGTGCATCACTCAGTGTCACAGGGGCAGCTGCGTATGCGATAAAGGCTTTACCGCATACGTTAAGGACGGAAAGCAGTCATGTCTTCGCAACGACCAATGCTCTCAGCACCTTAACGAGAGGCCGCTATTTGTGCTAAATGAAACTGGAGCAAACCCTCCCATAACTAATACTACCACTGTTCGTCCACAGTCCACACTTTCACTTACAAATGCGGAAACACGTAGGCTAAGCAGGCCCACAGGTGCAGCTGCTACAATGATTACTGGTAGCACAGGACTTAGCGGGGTCAATGTCGCAACAAGTGCTGTAGGTGTGCACCCGCATACTACAGGGGCAACCATTTTGTCAGGTGCCACAGTGAACGCAGGCAGCACATCTGAACTGCATAGCACAATACGCGGTGTAATGCATCCAACGGCAGGTAGTTTGCCCGTTTCCGCAGAAATTAGCGCGAACGCATCTGGCAACCGAGGCGGTTTCGAAGAACGTCCAGCGACAGCAGTGTCGTCCGGCGATGTACCCCCTGCTACTGCTCCTATTgcagctactgctgctgctacagctgctactgctgctgctactgctgccgcTACtgctacttctgctgctgctactgATGCTACTGCTGTACCCACAGGCCCTACAATCTAACCTTCAACCACTGTAACTAGCGCACCAATTGCTAGAAACCCTACAGGATGTGCAGTATCTGGAGACAATGCCAGAAGAGGCACAGCCGTTCAAGTTACAAATATTACAGCAGGAGGAGAGAACACGACTGGCACTGGCGTACGCAGCAAAGATGGAGGCTCGTCAAATATAGCGGGGCATAGGGGAATAGCAAGCGGTGTGTCATCCGACGGTTTATTCACTTCTGGTGTTACAGGTCATCGTGGCCTTGGTGTACCTACAGGCAATACAACCTCGGCCAATTCCGCAGCGTATTCAGGAGGTAATTTGGCAGCATCTTCACCAGCTGTGCCCTTACAAGGTCACCATGAAAATAGAGGGTGAATTTATGAAAAACACGTTGATTTCTCTCCATCTACTGGTCAAGTCAGTTGCAGCAACAATTTCACAATAGAAGGAGGCATTTCGTGCTGTCTTATTGGCTCTGCAGATGAAGAGGCCATCTCAGGAAGGCTTCCACCTTCAGCGAGCGTAAATACAACAAGAATGGATAGAGGAGGTTGCACCTCAGGTACTGTGCTTGAAACTCGTGTAGCAGGTGCGTACCATACAAATAGGTCATGAAAAAAGTGAATACAATGTGCTTTGAACGCTATAACTTGTTCGCCTTCGTttttaataaagaaataaagcatAT
The nucleotide sequence above comes from Rhipicephalus sanguineus isolate Rsan-2018 chromosome 8, BIME_Rsan_1.4, whole genome shotgun sequence. Encoded proteins:
- the LOC119401652 gene encoding uncharacterized protein LOC119401652 isoform X3, giving the protein MCICKRGYVRNSWDECVPRKDCRRCRCRQQKEWHLCSSPCPVTCTKAIERCTKPCSPGCDCPPGWVLHPKDWRKCVKAAMCLPQCPPNSTFHACFSSCEPKCGKKLRECITQCHRGSCVCDKGFTAYVKDGKQSCLRNDQCSQHLNERPLFVLNETGANPPITNTTTVRPQSTLSLTNAETRRLSRPTGAAATMITGSTGLSGVNVATSAVGVHPHTTGATILSGATVNAGSTSELHSTIRGVMHPTAGSLPVSAEISANASGNRGGFEERPATAVSSGDVPPATAPIAATAAATAATAAATAAATATSAAATDATAVPTGPTI
- the LOC119401652 gene encoding zonadhesin-like isoform X2; its protein translation is MYCMKIALAAVYVVAVSGHGCNSCSPKCRPNEDPVKGRPRRDRFCRPWYTPHEVWSKLRMCICKRGYVRNSWDECVPRKDCRRCRCRQQKEWHLCSSPCPVTCTKAIERCTKPCSPGCDCPPGWVLHPKDWRKCVKAAMCLPQCPPNSTFHACFSSCEPKCGKKLRECITQCHRGSCVCDKGFTAYVKDGKQSCLRNDQCSQHLNERPLFVLNETGANPPITNTTTVRPQSTLSLTNAETRRLSRPTGAAATMITGSTGLSGVNVATSAVGVHPHTTGATILSGATVNAGSTSELHSTIRGVMHPTAGSLPVSAEISANASGNRGGFEERPATAVSSGDVPPATAPIAATAAATAATAAATAAATATSAAATDATAVPTGPTI
- the LOC119401652 gene encoding zonadhesin-like isoform X1, coding for MDSRMHCVAFLVVFTVSVVESGSFNCTSCSPKCRPNEDPVKGRPRRDRFCRPWYTPHEVWSKLRMCICKRGYVRNSWDECVPRKDCRRCRCRQQKEWHLCSSPCPVTCTKAIERCTKPCSPGCDCPPGWVLHPKDWRKCVKAAMCLPQCPPNSTFHACFSSCEPKCGKKLRECITQCHRGSCVCDKGFTAYVKDGKQSCLRNDQCSQHLNERPLFVLNETGANPPITNTTTVRPQSTLSLTNAETRRLSRPTGAAATMITGSTGLSGVNVATSAVGVHPHTTGATILSGATVNAGSTSELHSTIRGVMHPTAGSLPVSAEISANASGNRGGFEERPATAVSSGDVPPATAPIAATAAATAATAAATAAATATSAAATDATAVPTGPTI